The genome window AATGACAAGCCAAGCTGTGGCATTCGGACTTGGGTCTTTGGTGCAATTGTTTGTTAATATCCAAGTCCCTTCTAAAATCGTTTTTGATTCTTCCAGAGATGTTTTATCGCCTGACTGACAATTAAAAACCGTAACAGAAACAGCAAATACAAGAATGAAACTAATTTTTTTCACCACAAACTCCTTTGGAGAAATAATATATTTCTACAAGAGGATAGTAAAGACTAGAAAACTAGAGAATTGTCAAACAGAAATGTGAGGATTTCCATTAATTTTTGTTAGGTTTAGAATAAAAATAGAGAGAAAGGTGTTCTCTAATGTTTTAAAGTTTGGATCTTCCGACCGATCTTATTTTGAATATACAAGCCATCGAAGCCAGGAAAATCTTTCACTGCAACCGGATCCAAACAAAACTAAAAAAATCAAATTTTGCGAATCCCTGCCAAACCTAACCCGCTTCGATGTGTTTACTAGCCTCCGCTTGTTTTCGAAACACTTCTAAAATCGCACAAAAAAGAATCACACCACCACCTAACCAAAGCCTATCGGGAGGAACCTCTCCTAAAAAATACCAGGCCGCCAAACTCCCGTAAATGGGGCTTAGTGTAGACAAAGTCCCTGCGGTTGTGACAGACAAATTGGATAAACTACGAATCCAAATGGTATGAGCCAGTGAAGTGAAGACTCCTGCAAGAACCACTTGGAATACAAGGTATTTAGGTTCTGCGAGCATCACAAAAAGACCATCAGCAAAAGGAAGGAGGACAAGGCTTGTGGCAATCAGTTGGGTAAATAGAATTTGGGAGCTTGGGTAGTGCACATGCATTTCTTTTGTAAGCAAATTGCGAATGGCATAAAGAACTGCCGAGACCACTCCCCAAACGACTCCTTGGAACATTTGGTTGTCCCAAGATAGATCAGGTACAATTAAAAAAAGTCCAAAAAAAGAGAAACAGGCGATGAAGAAGGCAAAAGGGTCGGGGCGTTTCCCACCAAACAATGGTTCTAAAATGGCAGAAAACACGGGATAGGTGAAAAGTGACAACATCCCCACAGCCACAGTGGAGACCTGGATGGAATGAAAATACGTAACCCAATGCAGAGCAAAAAGAATTCCGATTCCAAAGACCGATAAAAAGTCTTTAAAACTTCGGTAAGAAACAGATTTACCACGTACCCAAAAAAACAAACCAAGGATCAGGACAGAAAAAAGAGCCCTACCGGAGATGATCGTGACTGCAGGGAAAGGAAGGAGTTTGGCAAACAAAGTGACGTTCCCCATAATGAGGATCGTCAAATTGAGTTCTAAAACAGATCGTAAAAAGTGAGGAGAAGAAGACTTCACTTCTACTTAGGATTCAACCCCCAAAAATTTGGCGATGGATTTTCTGTCTTTTTCTAAACTATGTTTGTGAATTTCTTCAATTGCCTTTTCCACAATCGGAGAAACAAATAGAAGACCGGAAACCACATCCACATCATAAGAACGTTTGGACTCCGCCCCATCCGCTTCATATTTACTTTTCCCTTTGATCACAAACACATTGTCTTTCCCTGGAGGAGAGATTTTGAATTCATGAGTGTTGGTCGTAATGTCAAAAGTGGATTCTTCTAAAAGCGAAAGGTCATTGAGGGCTGCCGAAAGAACGGCAGGCATGGA of Leptospira mtsangambouensis contains these proteins:
- a CDS encoding DMT family transporter yields the protein MGNVTLFAKLLPFPAVTIISGRALFSVLILGLFFWVRGKSVSYRSFKDFLSVFGIGILFALHWVTYFHSIQVSTVAVGMLSLFTYPVFSAILEPLFGGKRPDPFAFFIACFSFFGLFLIVPDLSWDNQMFQGVVWGVVSAVLYAIRNLLTKEMHVHYPSSQILFTQLIATSLVLLPFADGLFVMLAEPKYLVFQVVLAGVFTSLAHTIWIRSLSNLSVTTAGTLSTLSPIYGSLAAWYFLGEVPPDRLWLGGGVILFCAILEVFRKQAEASKHIEAG
- a CDS encoding DUF2505 family protein, with the protein product MKYQVTHSFPVPLEKLLHAREERYKHLDQFPDLKNVTLLEETKEGNIIRQKRKVSLEGSMPAVLSAALNDLSLLEESTFDITTNTHEFKISPPGKDNVFVIKGKSKYEADGAESKRSYDVDVVSGLLFVSPIVEKAIEEIHKHSLEKDRKSIAKFLGVES